The genomic segment TGGTCATAATGACATGGACATTAGCCCCTTCCTTGGTCAGTTCCCGCAGCAGCAGCACCGATTTATAGGCGGCAATCCCACCCGTTACTCCCAGCAGAACTTCTTTCCCATTCAGCATAGGTGTTCCTTGTATCGTTACGGTTGAATATCAAATGCTGTTCTATCGTTGGTGCATTTACATGGCCAGAGTTTGGCCGGTCTGTCAAGTTTTTTATCTTTACGGGTGCTATTCCTTGAAATAATGACGGGGGTCGAGGGCATCCCGAATTCCCTCGCCAAGGAGGTTGTATCCCAGAACGGTTATCAGGATGGCCAAGCCGGGAAAGAGGGAGAGCCACCAGGCGTATTCCAGGTTATCCTTGCCGGCGGTGAGCATGTTGCCCCAACTGGGGGTAGGTGGTTGAACCCCGATGCCGAGAAAACTGAGAGCCGACTCGGTGAGAATGGCGCCGGCCACTCCCAGGGTGGCGGAAACCAGCACCGGGGCCATGGCATTAGGCAGAATGTGCTGCATGATGATCCGGAGGTTGCTGGCTCCCTGGCTGCGGGCGGCAAGGATAAATTCCCGTTCCCTGATGGAAAGTATCTCAGCCCGAATTAGGCGGGCCACTCCCATCCAGCCGGTGATGCCGATGACTGCCATAATGTTCCAGATGCTGGGCTCCAGCATGGCAATGACCGTGAGGATGAGAAAAAAGGAGGGGAAACAGAGCATAAGATCCACCAGGCGCATAATCATTGTGTCGACGATACCGCCGAAGTAGCCGGCCATGGTTCCCAGAAAGGTGCCGATCAGGGTGGCGATGCCAACTGCCACGAACCCGACTTTGAGGGAGATGCGGGCGCCCCAGATCATGCGACTTAAAATGTCTCGTCCCAGCTCATCGGTGCCCAGCAGGTGGTCAGCGCCGGGCGGCAGGAGAATGCTCTGCAGATTGATGGCGCCGGGATCATAGGGGGCAAGCAGTGGGGCTAGAAAAGAAACGGCAAAGAGAACCAGCACGACTGCCATGCCGGCAATCGCCAGTCTGTTGTGCAGCAATCGCTGGCTGAAGGTTGAGGTGTGGTGTGAGACCGTACTATTCATGGTGGCCCACCCGGATGCGTGGATCAACGAGGGCATAAGAGATGTCAGCCAGCAGATTGCCGACCAGGGTCAGGACGGCACCGATGACCAGCGTCCCCATAATCAACGGGTAGTCACGGGCCATGACGGCGCCGTAGAACATCTGTCCCATGCCGGGAATGGCGAAGATGGTTTCAAAGATGACGCTGCCGCCGATCAGGCCGGGAAGGGAAAATCCAAGAATAGTGATGATTGGCATCAGGGCGTTGCGCAGGGCATGTTTGCCGATGACGACCGATTCTTTCAAACCTTTGGCCCGGGCGGTGGTGATATAATCCTGGCGGATGACCTCAAGCATATTGCTGCGCATGTAGCGCGACAAGCCGGCCAGACCGCCAAAGGCGGAAACCAGTACCGGCAGCAGCAGATGACGGGCGCGGTCAATAAAGACAATCCAGAAACCAGCATCAGCAGCATGGGGCGACTGGAGGCCGGAAATGGGCAGCCAGCCAAGATGCACACCAAAAAGAATCATCAGGAGCAGGGCCAGCCAGAAGGTTGGGGTGGCAAAGCCCAGAAAAACAAAGATTGTCAGCAAGCGGTCCCAGAGGGAATGCTGCCGGACGGCGGAAAAAATGCCGATGGGCAGGGCTGCAATAATAATCAGCAGCAGGGAGAGGGCGTTGATGGTCAAAGTAATGGGAATGCGCTCGCGGATCTTATCCCATACCGGCCGGTTGTCCTGGGCAAAGGAGGTGCCCAGGTCGAGTCTGACCACCCGTTTCAGCCAGTTGACATAGCGGATAGGCAGGGGCTTATCAAGGCCGTAATGGATGCGCAGCCGTTCTCTGACTTCCGCAGTCGCTTTGGGATTGAGGTTGGTGAGTAGATCAATGGGCTCACCGGGGGCCAGATTCATCACCAGAAAGGAGATCATGGTGATGCCTACCAGCATCGGGACCATCAAGGCTATTCGTTTGCCAATAAAGACGATCATCTTTGCAACCGGCGCCTACTGGGTGTATTTCTGCAGTGCTTGCGGGACATGCCACTTGATGAAGTTGTGGGAGATGCCTGCCGGTGCCGGTTCAACACCATGGAACCGGGAAGCGATAATCGGCAGCGACTCAGGGACGTACAGAAAAGTATAGGGTTGTTCCTCGGCCAGAATTTCCTGGAAACGGGCATAATATTGCTGCCGCTCCTGCTGGTCAAAGGTGTGCCGGCCTTTTTCCAGCAACAGATCCACTTCGGGGTTTGTGAAGCTGATGAAATTCAGTTCTTTGGCATCAGTTTTTGATGAGTGCCAGATATCATAGATGTCCGGATCCTGACCGGTGGTCCAGCCAAGAATAACGGCCTCAAACTTTTTTTTGTCGATAAACTCATTGATGAAGGCGGACCATTCAATGATCCGAATTTTCATCTCAATGCCAATCTCCTGCAGGCGGCGTTGGATGATGACCGCCGCCTGGGCCCGCAAAGCGTTACCCTGGTTGGTCATCAGCGTAAAGGAGAAAGGACGGCCGTCTTTATCAAGCAGGCCGTCGTTATCCCGGTCCGTCCAACCGGCGTCTTGCAGCAGTTTTTTTGCTTTCTCAGGGTCGTAGAGATAGGTTTTTTCTGGGACATGGTAAAACCAGGTATCAGGTTTGTAGGGGCCGGTAGCTACCTGGCCGTAGCCCAGCAGGACACCATCGATAATTTCCTGTTTATTGATGGCGTAGCTCAATGCCTGCCGGACCCGTTTGTCCTGAAACAGGGGATTGAGCAAGTTGTAACCCAGATAGGTGTAGGAAAAGGAGAGGTAACGGTATTTGTTGAACTGCTCGGCAAACTTTTTGCCGTCGGTCTGCCGGTCATACTGGATGGGGGTGAGTCCCATCCAGTCAAGATTGCCCGCTTTAAGCTCGAGGAACATGGTGGCTGTGTCGGGGATAATCCGGTAGCGGTAACGGTCGATGTAGGGGCGGCCTTCGAAATAATCATGATTGGCCACCAGTTCAATTTTCTCACCGCCCAGCCATTGGGAAAAACAAAACGGGCCGGTGCCGACGGGTTGGCGGGACAGGGGGCTTTTGGTGATGTCCTGACCTTCAAGAAGGTGCTTGGGCAGGATGGCCAGCCCCCAGCTGGACAGTGCCGGGGCAAAGGGAACTGCATAGGTGACTTGAAAGGTGTACGGGTCAAGAACCCGGGCTTCTTTTACCTGCTCAAAGTCGCCGGCATAGGCAGTGGGTGTTTTTGGATCGATGATGGTCCGGTAGGTGAACAGCACATCATCAGCGGTAAAGGGGCTGCCGTCATGCCAGTGCACATCCCGACGCAGATGAAAGGTGATTGTCAAACCATCAGCGGAAATTTCCCATGATTCGGCCAGTTCTCCTTCCAGTTTCAGATTCTTATCGTAGCGAACCAAGCCGTTATATATATAGCCGGCAATCTGGTGGGATGGGCTGTCTGAAGCCAGTAGTGGGATGAGATTGCTGGCGTCGCCAATGGAGCCGACCACAATGGTGTCGCCATAGACCGGCTCTGCTATCTTTCCGGCTGGCGTTTCAGCTGAAGAATGCGCGGTTTTTGCCTTGGTTTCAGCTTCAGGGGTCTGACCGCAGGCGGCAATCAGGACGAACAACACAATGCCCGTCAGGGCAGATAAAACTTTCTTTTTCATAGAGTCTCCCACGATAAACAATTGGCTAAGTAGTAGCGTAATCCGCAGAGCAAAACAAGTGGTTTTTACATCAGAAATCATTGCTGCCAACGGGATGAGCGCTGTTTTTGGAGCAGGGGTGATTGTTTGGCAGCCGGCGAGCCCACAGTAGCCGGGGAGAGGTAGCTGCCGGTATGGATGGTGCGCCGGAGCAGGTTACAGCCACTTTTTCCGGTAGAAGAAGTAGACCATCAGTCCCATGGCCAGTGCCATCAGGAGCAGGATCAGGGGATAGCCATACGACCATTCCAGTTCGGGCATGTGTTTGAAGTTCATGCCGTAGATGCCGGCAACAAAGGTTACCGGAATGAAGATAGTGGCAATGATGGTCAGTACCTGCATGATGGTATTCATGCGGTTACTGAGACTGGAGAGATAGATTTCCATGATGCCGGTGGCCATTTCCCGGTACATTTCCATCAAATCAATCAGCATATTGAGGTTGTCAGACAAGTCACGAAAAAAGGGTAAAACTGCTTTCGAAAACCAGGGAACATCTCCTCGCTGAATTTCAATGACAATCTCTTTAAGAGGCCAGACAGCCTTTCTGGCAAGCATGATATCCTGCTTGAGACCATGGATGATTGGCACCATCTCAGGCTGGGGATCGGCAACAGCTTGAATCTGGAGGTTTTCGAGGGCAGTATCAAGATGGGTCAGACTGAGGAAGTAATGGTCAACAATCAGGTCGATAATGGCGTAGGCGAGGTAGTCCGTGCCCAGTTCTCGAATCCAGCCGCGTTTTTTCCTGATCCGTTCCAGCAGCAGATCAAAGGAGGTCATTTTCTGATTGCTGATGGTGACCAGGAAATGGCTGCCCAGAATCAGGCCGAACTGGCCGATGGTGAGCCGCTTGGAGTGTTCATCCAGCTGGATGACCTTGATGACCATGAATGTGTGGTTAGCAAAGTTTTCTATTTTGGGACGCTGATGGGTGCTGCCCAGATCTTCAAGAACCAAGGCATGAATGCCGAAATGCTTGCCAATTTCCTCCAGTATCCCGGAGTCAGGCAAGCCGGCAACATGCAGCCAGTTGACGGCTGCCGGATCAATGGCCTCGAGACATGCGGCAAGCGGCTGCTCATAGCGTTCCTCAAGGGAGGTTGCCGTATAGGTGAGTAATGATATCCCAGGTGGCTCTGCAACCGTTGTGGTAACGGCAACGGTTCCCGGTGGTTGACCGATCTTGCTGACAGCTTGACGAAGGTGGTTTTTCATAATTTCCCAAGTATGGCACTAACGGGTTGCTGCGTCAATCATTCAAGTGCAATGAACTGCTGAAGAAGACGGGTGCTGGTGAACATGATATCGTAGCATGGCAACGGACGGTATTTCCTCTAATGCCGGTAAAAAAAATCGGCAAGTGCACTATTGTGCAGATTGCCGATTTTCATACTGGTCGGGGCGAGAGGATTTGAACCTCCGACCACCTGAACCCCATTCAGGTACGCTACCAGGCTGCGCTACGCCCCGTTGTGTCATTTTGCTGCAAGCTATCGTGATTGAAGCAATTCCTTTAACTGTTCCAAACCCTCCTTTACCCCGGCCAGAAGATCAGGGCATGGCGGCGGTATTTTTTTGTGTTGTTTGAGCTGATTCAGTTTTTTTCTGGCGCCGGCAACCGTGAAGCCTTCATCATAGAGAAGGCGCTTAATTTCCAATAGCAATTCCAAATCTTTACGCTGGTAGAGACGCTGCTTGGAGTTGCTTTTTTCCGGCGAAACCAGCTCAAACTCAGATTCCCAATAACGTAAAACATAAGGTTTTACGTTAACAATATCGCTCACTTCCCCGATGCGGAAAAAAAGTTTATTGGGTATTCGGCCAGCGTCCATGACAGCTTGTCATCAGCTGTTGTTTATAAGTTTTCGCAGTACGTTGCTGGGTTTGAAACTCAGAACCCGGCGGGCTGAGATGGTAATCTCTTCGCCGGTTTGCGGATTGCGTCCCCGACGAGCATTCTTGTCCCGGATGGTAAAGCTGCCAAAGCCAGAGATCTTGACGTTTTCACCATATTCCAGCTTGTCTTTCATGATTTCAAAAATCATGTCGACAATGCGGGCTGATTCTCGCTTTGACAACCCTACTTTTTCGTAGATCGTTTCAACGATATCCGCCTTGGTCATCGTTAGTCCCCTTTTTTCCCTGTCACACTACATAAAAAATCAGCGTATCTGACCGCTGAAGTCCTGTTTGAGCCTTCTACCTATTTTATCGATAATGGCATTTAGCTTATTATCTGTCAAGGTTTTATTCATATCCTGAAAGGTAATTCTGAAGGCAATGCTTTTTTTGCCGACCGGAATATTGTCACCTTCATAGAGGTCAAAAACGGCGACCTTGACAATCAACCGGTTGATCGCCGATATGGTTTCCATCATTTCCGTTGCAGAAATGCTGCGATCGACCAGCACCGCCAGATCCCGTTCAGCGGCCGGATAACGGGGAATGGGCTGGAATGTCGGGCAAAAATCTGTGGCTGCGATCAGGGGACTGAGCAGCAATTCAAAGACAAAAATTTCCTGATTGCCGGCAAAATGTACCGCCACATCAGGGTGCAGCTGGCCAAAACTGCCGATAAGCTGATCTTCCAGCATGATGGCTGCCGACCGTCCAGGGTGATGGTATGGTTCCGATCCCTTAGCTGAAAAAGAAAAGTGCCGGCCGCATGTTGAGGAAATTTCTTCAATCATTCCCTTCAGATCAAAGAAATCAATATTCTCAGCTGTAGTGTTAAAATGCTGCGGGTAGCGCTTGCCGCTGGCCACTCCGGCCAGACAGAGATCCTCCCGGGGGAGCTTTTCCCCGGCCCGGGCAATATAGGTTTTCCCCAGTTCAAACAGGCGTATATCCCTGGTTTGTACCCGGTAATTGTCAGCCAGATTCGTTAAAAGGGCCGGCAGGAGGGTTGTTCGCATAGCTGACATTTCTTCCGTCAGCGGATTGCGCAGGTAGACCAGCTGCCGACGGTAATCATCGGCGGGGATGGCAAGCCGCTCGAGTGCTTTCGGATTCATGAAGCTATAGTTGATTGCTTCATCGTAGCCGAACGAACGGGCCAGGGATTTAAGGGTGACCGGCAGACGGTCATCATTAAATCCGCTCCCTCCCTGTTCCCGGATGACGGGCAACGTTGTGGGGATTTTATGGTAGCCATAGACCCTGGCAACTTCCTCAATCAGGTCCGCTTCCCGGTCGATATCGAAACGGTATGAGGGAGGGAGGACCGTCTGGCTGGTGTCCGTGGCCTCGACAATCGTAAAGTTGAGCCCGGAAAGAATAGTTCTGACTGTTTCAGCTGTCAGCTCAGTACCCAGCAGCCGGTTGGTATAATCGGTGCGGATGGTGATTGCCGTCGGCTGGTGCGGCAGAGGATGAATATCCAGCCGCTCGGCAACAATCTCCGCCTTGGCCAGCTGAGCCAGCAGTTCAATAGCCCGATCGGCGGCCCGTTCAGTTCCCAGGGGATCAACACCCCGTTCAAAACGGTAGGATGACTCGGTAGAAAGTCCCAGGAGCCGTGATGACCGACGGATTGAGGCCGGCTGAAAATATGCGCTTTCGATTAATATATTTCTGGTTCGGTCGGTGATTTCGGAGTTCAATCCCCCCATAATTCCGGCCACGGCCACCGGCCCCCTGCCGTCACAGATCATCAGGGTATCCTGATCCAGCGGCCGTTCGATTTCATCAAGGGTGACAAAGGTTTTGTCCTGAGCTGCCTTGCGGACAATAATAGTTTGATCGGTCAGCGACTCCAGGTCAAAGGCATGGAGCGGCTGACCAGTTTCCAGCATCACATAGTTGGTGATGTCAACAACATTGTTGATGGACCGGACGCCGGCCGCCTGAAGCCGCTGCTTCATCCAGAGCGGTGAGTCGGCCAGCACGATATTTTTCGCCACCCGACCCACGTAGCGGGGGCACAGGTCGGGATCTTGGATGCTTATGGACACCAGGTCGGCATTCTTCTCGTTGCTTTCGGCATATGTCGGGGTAGGATAGGAGAACTGGCGGTTGAAGAGGGCGGCGATTTCTCTGGCAACCCCGATGACACTCAGGCAGTCGCCCCGATTGGGGGTGATTTCCACTTCAAGAATATGGTCGTCAAGTTCCAGGTAGTGAAAAAGGGGTATGCCCAGCGGTGCGGATTCAGGGAGAATAATAATTCCTGCCGATTCCTCTTCCAGGGCCAACTCAGCAGCGGAACAAAGCATGCCGGAGGAGGAGATTCCCCTGATTTTAGCTTTTTTTATGGTTATGCCGCCCGGCAGCCTGGTGCCAACCGGGGCCATGGCTACATGATCACCTGCTTTCATGTTGGTGGCGCCGCAGATAATCGAAAAACTTTCGCTGCCGTCAAAGACAGTGCAGAGAGAGAGTTTGTCGGCCTGGGGGTGTTTCTCCATCCCGGTGATTTGGGCGGTAACCACACTGGACAGATCCGGGTTGACGGTGGGCATCACCCCGGCAACTTCCAGACCGGACATGGTCAGCCGTTCGGCAGCCTCAGCAGGAGCAATACCTGTAAGGTCAACAAAATCACCTATCCATCGCCAGCTGACGTTCATTGAATATCCTTAAAATTGTTGGAGAAAACGATCATCATTGGTGAAGAAGAGTCGTAGATCATCGATTTGGTAGCGCAGCATGGCCAGTCGTTCAACCCCCATGCCAAAGGCAAAACCGCTGACCGCTTCAGGATCGTAATTGACCGCCTTGTAGACTGCCGGATCGACCATGCCGCATCCCAAAACTTCCAACCAGCCGGTATTGCCGCATACCCGGCAGCCTTTGCCGGCACAGATGACGCAGGCAATGTCGACTTCAGCACTTGGTTCAGTAAAGGGAAAGTAGCTGGGTCGGAAGCGGACCTTGACGTGAGGAGTGAAAAAGAGATGCAGGAATTCGGTGAGCACCCCCTTGAGATCGGCAAAGGTTATGCGGCTGTCCACCATCAACCCTTCAACCTGGTGAAACATGGGGGTATGGGTAAGATCGGAATCACAGCGGTAGACTTTGCCGGGAACAATGACAAATACCGGCGGCTGCTGCTGTTCCATGACTCTAATCTGCACCGGTGAGGTATGGGTGCGCAGGACAACGTCATCACTGACATAGAAGGTGTCCTGCATCTGCCGGGCCGGATGGTCCTGGGGAATATTCAGAGCTTCAAAATTATAGTAATCAAGCTCTACTTCCGGCCCCCTGGCAACCGTAAAACCCATACGAATAAAAATGGCGGTGATGTCATCAATGACCAGCGAGATGGGATGCTGATGGCCGTAAAACTGCCGTCGGCCGGGCAACCCGATGTCAATGGTTCCAGCCATCAACTGATGCTGCCGGGCTTCCAATCCAAGACGCTTCTTAGCTGCTTCCAGATCTGCAGCCAGTTGTTCCTTGATCTCATTGGCCAGCTGTCCCATTGCCGGGCGCTGGTCAGCCGGCAGGGTGCCGAGGGTTTTCAGCAGGGAAGTGATCTCGCCTTTGCGGCCGAGAAATCGGATCCTGACATCCTCTACTTCCTCAACCGTAGCAATGGCGGCCAATGCCTGGCGGGCATCGTCAAGCAGTTGATTAAGCCTGTTTTCCATTACCCCTAGCCGTTAAGCGCCGTGGCAGCCAGATCAACGAATTTGCCAAAAGATGAGGGATCATTAACCGCAATATCCGCCAGGATCTTACGATCAACCTCAACGTTTGCCTTGGTCAGGCCATTGATCAGCCGGCTGTAGGACATGCCGTGCAGTCGGGCGGCGGCATTAATTCTGGTAATCCACAGGGTGCGGAAATCACGTTTTTTGACCCGCCGGTCCCGATAGGCATAATTGAGCGCCCGATCAACGGTTTCCACCGCGTTCCGGTACAGCTTGCTCCGGGCACCACGATAGCCGCGGGCCAACTTCAAAACTTTTTTATGTCGGCGGGTAGCTTTGAACCCACCTTTTACTCTAGGCATTGAAAACTCCTTAGATCATCTGTCGCTACTGTCGCCTTTATGGCACAGGCGGCGACAATCGGTTGTTCCGTCAGTCAGCTACCCGCCTACAGGTAGGGCAGCATCCTGATGATTCCTCTTGCGTTGGACGCATCGACAATCGTCGATTTGCGGAGATTCCGCTTTCTTTTCCTTGATTTGCAGCTCAGGAGATGGCTGGCATAAGCCTTTCTCCGGACAATCTTGCCGGTACCGGTAGTTTTAAAGCGTTTCCGTGCACCGCTGTTTGATTTCATCTTTGGCATTGTTAACTCCTTGTCATCCTACATCAATAGCATATTTATGGCTGGCGCTTCTTTTTAACCGGGGCCAGCACCAGAGACAACTGACGTCCTTCCCGTTGGACCTGCTGCTCCACTACGCCATGCTCTTTAACGGCTTCTACAACCCGTCCCAGCAGTTCAATCCCCTGATCGGTGTAAGCCATCTCCCGGCCGCGAAAACGGATGGTGATTTTAGCTTTATCACCTTCCTCAAGGAACCGGATGACATGCTTGATTTTAAAATTAAAATCATGGGAGTCGGTCCGAGGCCGCATTTTAACTTCTTTAACCTGGATGGTGGTCTGTTTCTTTTTGGCTTCCTGGGCCTTCTTGCTCTGCTGGTACTTAAACTTCCCATAATCCATGATCTTGCAGACTGGTGGATCGGCATTGGGTGATACTTCCACCAGATCAAGCCCTCGCTCACTGGCAATATCCAGCGCTTCATCGATGGTTACAATGCCGAGCTGACTGCTGTTGTCGTCTATGAGCCGGACGCTGCCAACTTTTATCTGTCGATTGACTCGTGTGCGTTCAGTTGCTATGGGAATTTCCTCCTGTTACCTGGCGTTGACATTCCTGCTTGAGGTAGGCGCTGAATTGCTCAACGGTCATGGGCGCCAGATTTTCGCCCTTTTCCCGTTTCCTCGATGTTACGGTGCCATCGGCCACTTCCTGATCGCCAATGATCAGCATGTAAGGCACCTTTTCCATTTGGGCCTCCCTGATTTTGTAGCCCAGTTTCTCATTGCGAAAATCAGTTTCCACCCGGATCTCATCCCGGCGTAATGCTTCAGCGACCAGCCTGCCGTAGGCTATGTGGTCGTCGGTGACCGTCAGCACCTTAACTTGGACCGGTGAAAGCCACAGGGGAAAGGCGCCGGCAAAATGTTCAATGAGAACACCGATAAACCGTTCAATGGACCCCAGAATAACCCTATGGAGCATGACCGGCCGGTGTTTTTCGCCATCGGTGCCAATGTAGCTTAAATCAAAACGTTCCGGGAGGGTGAAGTCACACTGAATAGTGGCGCACTGCCACTGGCGGTTCAAGGCGTCCTTCAGTTTAATGTCAATCTTTGGTCCATAAAAGGCACCGTCGCCAGCGTTGATGTCGTATGCCAGCCGGTTGCGTTCAAGGGCCTGGGTCAAGGCGTTGGTTGCCCGTTCCCAGTCTTCGTCACTGCCGATGGAGTCGGCCGGCCGGGTACTGAGCTCCAAATCAAAAGCAAACCCGAAGACCTGCATGACATCAGCAACGAAAGCAATGACCGCGGTTATTTCATCCTGCAGTTGCTCCGGGGTGCAGATAATATGTGCGTCATCCTGCGTAAACCCCCGGACTCTGAGCAGTCCATGGAGGACGCCTGATTTTTCGTGCCGATAGACAGTCCCAAGCTCAAAATAGCGCTGGGGCAAATCCCGGTAACTGCGAACCTTGGCTTTGTAGATCATCATATGGGCCAGGCAGTTCATCGGCTTAATGCCGTACTCCTGATCCTCGATCCGGGTGAAATACATATTTTCCCGGTAATGATCAAAATGACCGGACTGCTTCCAGAGTTCCTGCTTTAACAGCTGGGGGCCAATGACAATCTGATAGCCACGCTTCAGGTGTTCGCGTTTTTCAAAATCCTCCAGCAGGGTGCGGAGCAAGGCCCCTTTGGGGTGCCAGATGACGAAGCCGGCGCCCACTTCATCCTGGATGCTGAATAGTTCCAGCTCTTTTCCCAGCTTCCGGTGATCCCGGCGCTTGGCTTCTTCCAGCATCGAGAGATGGTTCAGGAGCTGTTCCTTGCCGGGAAAGGCTGTGCCATAAATGCGCTGCAGCATTTTGTTGTGCTCATCACCGCGCCAGTAGGCCCCGGCGACACTCAACAGTTTGACGCAGCCTTTCAGCAGCCCGGTCCTGGGAATATGGGGGCCCCGGCAGAGATCAACAAAATCACCAACCCGATAGAGAGAGATGGTTTCGTCTTCGGGCAGTTCATTGATCAGTTCCATCTTATAAGTTTCACCCAGGGAACTGAACAAAGCCAACGCTTCCTCCCGGCTGACTTCCTGGCGGGAGAAAACCATATTTTTCTTGATCAGCTCCTTCATCTTTTTCTCGATGTTCTTGAGATCATCGGGGGTGAAGGACTGATCGCGGTCAAAATCATAATAAAAGCCATCGTCGATGGCCGGCCCAATAGTAACTTTTACCTCGGGGAACAGGGCTTTAACCGCTTCAGCCATGACATGGGCGGCACTGTGGCGGAGAATGTCCAATCCTTCAGGTGAAGAGGAATCAATCAGTCCAACCTCTTCACCGCCAGCCGGGATGGCAGAGGTGTCCACCAGTCTGCTGCCCACACGGGCGGCAACAATCCGGGATTTAACCCCTGGATGTTGCTCGGCGATGAGCTGGTCCACATTTTTCCCCGTTTCGTCCGCAATGATAACCAGGGTGTTTTCGGCAGATTGTAATGCGACCATTGGTGCTTGCAATGTCCAGCTGACTTCCGTTCGGAATAAAAAATAAAGGCATCGATGCTTCCTGAGGGTCCGATGCCTTGCCTAACATGCCCTGCTTTATGCGAACACAAGGATTGTGTCAATAATGGTAGGCGCAGGCGGTTTTGAACCGCCGACCTCTACCGTGTCAAGGTAGCGCTCTCCCCCTGAGCTATGCGCCTGGATAAAATCTCCCGTTTAAGGGCCTTGTTTGTAAACAATTTTCTATCGCCTTGTCAAGATTTTTTCTTGAAATTAGCGATTCAATTCAACGATTTTCTTAATAAACCAAAGAATCTCCGCTCTGCGCTTCTGATGCTAAGCCAAAACATCAGTATGATTGCTCGAGAACGGTTCGCTGGTGGGAATGGCTATGGTGTGAAAGGTCTCTTTATGCCGGTAAACCGTACCGGTTTGCTGGGAGTGCTGCCTCCGTGCTGCCGGCGTTGGAAAGTGGAGACCCGGCAGGGGACAGAAGACCGCAGACAACCATTATGCTATCCTTAAAATGTCTGAAAAGAACACACGTCCTATGAAGATGGAGACAGCCGTCAATAAAGCAATGTGATGCCGTCAGAACGCATAATGGCTTTGAGGTCTATTTTCGTTGCCACCCGGTGCCTTCGGCGGTATCCTTGAGGATGATGCCGATGGCGGCCAGCCGGTCACGGATGCTATCAGCTGCCGCCCATTGTTTTTCTTTGCGGGCCTGGTTCCGCTGCTCAATCAGCTGCTGGATTTCCTCCTCACTTATGGAGAGTGTTTCTTCATGGCCTTTGCTTTTGAGGAATGCAGCCGGCTCACTTTGCAGGATGCCCAGGATGTCAGCCATTTCTTTGATCTGGGCATGGGCAGTCAGGAGGTCATTGCCATCGTGCAGGTCGTGGTTATCCAGGAAACGGTTGATACATTTGCCGGCGTCAAACAGGCATCCAACTGCTAATGCAGTGTTGAAGTCATCGTCCATGGCAGCGATAAAGCTGTTTTTGATGGCGGCGATTTCATCGGTGAGTGCGGTACGGGTTTTCTCTGGCGACGGGGATGTTCCCCCCGCATTCTGG from the Candidatus Anaeroferrophillus wilburensis genome contains:
- the pheS gene encoding phenylalanine--tRNA ligase subunit alpha, giving the protein MENRLNQLLDDARQALAAIATVEEVEDVRIRFLGRKGEITSLLKTLGTLPADQRPAMGQLANEIKEQLAADLEAAKKRLGLEARQHQLMAGTIDIGLPGRRQFYGHQHPISLVIDDITAIFIRMGFTVARGPEVELDYYNFEALNIPQDHPARQMQDTFYVSDDVVLRTHTSPVQIRVMEQQQPPVFVIVPGKVYRCDSDLTHTPMFHQVEGLMVDSRITFADLKGVLTEFLHLFFTPHVKVRFRPSYFPFTEPSAEVDIACVICAGKGCRVCGNTGWLEVLGCGMVDPAVYKAVNYDPEAVSGFAFGMGVERLAMLRYQIDDLRLFFTNDDRFLQQF
- the rplT gene encoding 50S ribosomal protein L20, yielding MPRVKGGFKATRRHKKVLKLARGYRGARSKLYRNAVETVDRALNYAYRDRRVKKRDFRTLWITRINAAARLHGMSYSRLINGLTKANVEVDRKILADIAVNDPSSFGKFVDLAATALNG
- the infC gene encoding translation initiation factor IF-3; translated protein: MPIATERTRVNRQIKVGSVRLIDDNSSQLGIVTIDEALDIASERGLDLVEVSPNADPPVCKIMDYGKFKYQQSKKAQEAKKKQTTIQVKEVKMRPRTDSHDFNFKIKHVIRFLEEGDKAKITIRFRGREMAYTDQGIELLGRVVEAVKEHGVVEQQVQREGRQLSLVLAPVKKKRQP
- the rpmI gene encoding 50S ribosomal protein L35 — encoded protein: MPKMKSNSGARKRFKTTGTGKIVRRKAYASHLLSCKSRKRKRNLRKSTIVDASNARGIIRMLPYL
- the thrS gene encoding threonine--tRNA ligase; protein product: MVALQSAENTLVIIADETGKNVDQLIAEQHPGVKSRIVAARVGSRLVDTSAIPAGGEEVGLIDSSSPEGLDILRHSAAHVMAEAVKALFPEVKVTIGPAIDDGFYYDFDRDQSFTPDDLKNIEKKMKELIKKNMVFSRQEVSREEALALFSSLGETYKMELINELPEDETISLYRVGDFVDLCRGPHIPRTGLLKGCVKLLSVAGAYWRGDEHNKMLQRIYGTAFPGKEQLLNHLSMLEEAKRRDHRKLGKELELFSIQDEVGAGFVIWHPKGALLRTLLEDFEKREHLKRGYQIVIGPQLLKQELWKQSGHFDHYRENMYFTRIEDQEYGIKPMNCLAHMMIYKAKVRSYRDLPQRYFELGTVYRHEKSGVLHGLLRVRGFTQDDAHIICTPEQLQDEITAVIAFVADVMQVFGFAFDLELSTRPADSIGSDEDWERATNALTQALERNRLAYDINAGDGAFYGPKIDIKLKDALNRQWQCATIQCDFTLPERFDLSYIGTDGEKHRPVMLHRVILGSIERFIGVLIEHFAGAFPLWLSPVQVKVLTVTDDHIAYGRLVAEALRRDEIRVETDFRNEKLGYKIREAQMEKVPYMLIIGDQEVADGTVTSRKREKGENLAPMTVEQFSAYLKQECQRQVTGGNSHSN
- a CDS encoding phenylalanine--tRNA ligase subunit beta → MNVSWRWIGDFVDLTGIAPAEAAERLTMSGLEVAGVMPTVNPDLSSVVTAQITGMEKHPQADKLSLCTVFDGSESFSIICGATNMKAGDHVAMAPVGTRLPGGITIKKAKIRGISSSGMLCSAAELALEEESAGIIILPESAPLGIPLFHYLELDDHILEVEITPNRGDCLSVIGVAREIAALFNRQFSYPTPTYAESNEKNADLVSISIQDPDLCPRYVGRVAKNIVLADSPLWMKQRLQAAGVRSINNVVDITNYVMLETGQPLHAFDLESLTDQTIIVRKAAQDKTFVTLDEIERPLDQDTLMICDGRGPVAVAGIMGGLNSEITDRTRNILIESAYFQPASIRRSSRLLGLSTESSYRFERGVDPLGTERAADRAIELLAQLAKAEIVAERLDIHPLPHQPTAITIRTDYTNRLLGTELTAETVRTILSGLNFTIVEATDTSQTVLPPSYRFDIDREADLIEEVARVYGYHKIPTTLPVIREQGGSGFNDDRLPVTLKSLARSFGYDEAINYSFMNPKALERLAIPADDYRRQLVYLRNPLTEEMSAMRTTLLPALLTNLADNYRVQTRDIRLFELGKTYIARAGEKLPREDLCLAGVASGKRYPQHFNTTAENIDFFDLKGMIEEISSTCGRHFSFSAKGSEPYHHPGRSAAIMLEDQLIGSFGQLHPDVAVHFAGNQEIFVFELLLSPLIAATDFCPTFQPIPRYPAAERDLAVLVDRSISATEMMETISAINRLIVKVAVFDLYEGDNIPVGKKSIAFRITFQDMNKTLTDNKLNAIIDKIGRRLKQDFSGQIR